In the Colletotrichum lupini chromosome 1, complete sequence genome, one interval contains:
- a CDS encoding glycosyl hydrolase family 3 N terminal domain-containing protein yields the protein MIVGRGWCSSLPLPPPMASHSQPAASSFSSSFVPRDGSGSHPSSNREPTSTSKSTSTSENGRRHHHHHNNTRQRQHHLPPFKPRHLERYYARQNVTSRRPLAMGQVKELDPLWQDLDWAIGQMLIMGWDGTEVTPQIRSLIEDHHLGTIILTAKNLKSAQETAKLVKELQTIAHKAGHPKPLLIALDQENGGVNSLFDEDYVCQFPSAMGIAATGRVELAYEVSKATATEVGACGINFMLGPVLDVLSNARYQPIGVRATGDDPQEVSQYGIAAINGIRDAGLASCGKHFPSYGNLDFLGSSLDVPIITQTLEELSLSALVPFRNAIATGKLDAMFVGGCGISNPSMNVSHACLSNQVVDDLLREELGFDGVAISECLEMESLTHELGVQNGVVMAVEAGCDLVLLCRAYDVQLEAIKGLKLGVENGIFTKERIYTSLNRVLRLKDTCTSWQTALNPPGISLLSKLHPSHMALARKSYDDSITVIRDKEKLLPLSESMHQEEELLLLTPLVKPLPASSLTKSILQAKDAQRLAPTPHDTWLHREKGAIMSGEGVFREFGRSLARSRHGKLLHTSYTANGVRPVHENLIHRASCIIIITADANRNLYQAGFTKHVEMMCSMLRTRGQKKSVIVVAVSSPYDFAMDKSIGTYICTFDFTETAMHALVRALCGHIVPKGTLPGTLRKSKKVLKSRQHWIVEEYDRRRDAHGLEELTKAVARANTVDLGHLESMPAACFELSKPNVEEAHFVVRNSSTHALYGFAATYFVDGIGILGAIFVDPTKRNVSVGRSLHRRALRHLLTHNQRAVKKIQLGTSFPGVFLGIPIDEGGGVKSWFANNGWDVQFPKRLTNLAIHDLSGWAIPEGLLQSIQRANLSFDLIHGLDNAESVLGHVAANANPEVLELYRSALQETKACGIVRAKGAGDALLGTIIICRPGSPLSTYIPPLLSAVDEGIGGVLAPVIHPGPQDTLVLQGLTLMGVRQNKAHKSAKTVLSWVQDDAYEHVMAMGFEILQSYEELTTAPENSHIPRSWAWVYGEPEPEIAGHH from the exons ATGATTGTCGGTCGTGGCTGGTGCAGCAGCCTACCGCTCCCGCCGCCCATGGCGTCCCACTCCCAGCCCGCCGCGTCTTCCTTCTCCTCTTCCTTCGTCCCGCGCGACGGCTCCGGGTCACATCCGTCCAGCAACCGGGAACCAACGTCAACTTCAAAGTCAACGTCAACCTCGGAGAACGGtcgccgccaccaccaccaccacaacaACACCCGCCAACGCCAACACCACCTCCCCCCGTTCAAACCACGCCATCTCGAGAGGTACTATGCGCGGCAAAACGTGACGAGCCGCAGACCACTAGCTATGGGGCAAGTCAAGGAGCTCGACCCACTATGGCAGGATCTCGATTG GGCCATTGGCCAGATGCTCATCATGGGCTGGGATGGCACCGAGGTGACGCCCCAGATCCGTTCTCTAATTGAAGATCATCACCTAGGGACTATCATCTTGACTGCCAAGAACCTCAAAT CTGCTCAAGAAACGGCAAAGTTAGTCAAGGAACTCCAGACTATTGCACACAAGGCCGGCCACCCCAAGCCACTGCTCATTGCCCTTGACCAAGAGAATGGCGGTGTCAACAGTCTCTTCGACGAGGACTATGTGTGCCAGTTCCCCAGTGCCATGGGCATCGCCGCCACAGGCCGGGTCGAACTAGCCTACGAAGTGTCAAAAGCTACTGCTACCGAGGTCGGCGCCTGCGGCATCAACTTCATGCTTGGCCCGGTGTTGGATGTCCTCTCGAATGCTAGGTATCAACCTATCGGAGTACGTGCCACCGGCGATGACCCTCAGGAGGTCTCTCAGTACGGCATCGCCGCCATCAACGGCATTCGCGATGCCGGTCTCGCAAGTTGTGGGAAGCATTTCCCGTCCTATGGAAACCTTGACTTCTTGGGATCCAGCTTGGACGTTCCCATCATCACACAGACTTTGGAAGAGCTCAGTCTGAGTGCTCTCGTGCCTTTCCGGAACGCAATAGCAACGGGCAAGCTTGATGCCATGTTCGTGGGAGGTTGTGGCATCTCCAACCCCTCCATGAACGTATCCCACGCGTGCTTATCCAATCAAGTTGTGGACGATCTTCTTCGAGAGGAACTTGGTTTTGACGGTGTCGCCATCTCAGAATGTCTCGAAATGGAGTCTCTGACCCACGAGCTCGGTGTGCAGAATGGAGTTGTTATGGCCGTGGAGGCTGGATGTGACTTGGTACTTCTTTGCCGAGCCTATGACGTCCAGCTTGAAGCTATCAAGGGGCTCAAGCTGGGTGTCGAGAACGGCATCTTCACCAAGGAACGGATCTACACGTCTCTGAACCGCGTGCTACGACTCAAGGACACTTGCACATCTTGGCAGACAGCACTTAACCCACCAGGCATATCACTCTTGTCCAAGTTGCATCCCTCACATATGGCTTTAGCGAGGAAATCATACGACGATTCCATCACGGTCATTCGAGACAAGGAAAAGCTGTTACCCCTATCCGAGTCGATGcaccaagaagaagagctgcTCCTTCTCACACCATTAGTGAAACCACTACCAGCGTCAAGCTTGACCAAGAGTATCCTTCAAGCGAAGGATGCCCAGAGGCTTGCTCCTACACCACACGATACTTGGCTACACCGCGAAAAGGGTGCCATCATGAGTGGGGAGGGTGTCTTTAGGGAATTTGGACGCTCTCTAGCTCGGTCCCGTCACGGAAAGCTCCTCCATACCAGCTACACTGCGAATGGAGTCAGGCCAG TCCATGAAAATCTCATTCATAGAGCATCctgcatcatcatcatcaccgcGGACGCCAACAGAAACCTGTACCAAGCCGGCTTCACGAAACACGTCGAGATGATGTGTTCCATGCTACGAACCCGTGGCCAGAAGAAATCTGTCATCGTCGTGGCCGTAAGCTCTCCGTACGACTTTGCCATGGATAAGTCCATCGGTACATACATCTGCACCTTCGACTTTACAGAAACCGCGATGCACGCGTTAGTACGCGCTCTCTGCGGGCACATTGTACCAAAGGGAACTCTTCCAGGGACACTACGAAAGAGCAAAAAGGTGCTCAAGTCGCGCCAGCACTGGATCGTGGAGGAGTACGACCGCCGCCGCGACGCCCACGGCCTCGAGGAGCTCACAAAGGCCGTCGCCCGCGCCAACACCGTCGACCTGGGCCATCTGGAGTCGATGCCGGCCGCGTGCTTCGAGCTCTCGAAGCCAAACGTCGAGGAGGCGCACTTTGTCGTCCGGAACAGCAGCACACACGCCCTGTACGGCTTCGCTGCGACGTATTTTGTAGACGGCATCGGCATCCTCGGCGCCATCTTCGTGGACCCCACCAAGCGTAACGTCTCCGTCGGCCGGTCCCTCCACAGGCGAGCGCTGCGGCACCTCCTGACCCACAACCAGCGGGCCGTGAAGAAGATCCAGCTGGGAACTTCCTTTCCGGGCGTCTTCCTTGGCATCCCTATCGACGAGGGCGGTGGCGTCAAGAGCTGGTTCGCCAACAACGGTTGGGACGTACAATTCCCGAAGCGCCTCACGAACCTCGCCATCCACGACCTGAGCGGCTGGGCGATCCCCGAGGGCCTGCTGCAGAGCATCCAGCGCGCCAACCTCAGCTTCGACCTCATCCACGGCCTCGACAACGCCGAGAGCGTGCTAGGTCACGTGGCTGCCAACGCCAACCCCGAGGTGCTGGAGCTGTACCGGTCAGCGCTGCAGGAGACGAAAGCGTGCGGCATCGTGAGGGCAAAGGGCGCGGGCGACGCGCTGCTAGGAACGATCATTATCTGTCGGCCGGGGAGTCCGCTGTCGACGTATATCCCGCCCTTGCTTTCTGCCGTCGACGAGGGCATCGGTGGCGTTTTGGCGCCCGTGATTCATCCCGGACCGCAGGATACGCTTGTACTTCAGGGGCTTACTTTGATGGGCGTCCGGCAGAATAAGGCGCACAAGTCGGCCAAGACGGTGCTTAGCTGG GTGCAAGACGACGCTTACGAACATGTCATGGCGATGGGATTTGAGATTTTGCAGTCTTATGAGGAACTTACGACCGCCCCAGAAAAC AGTCACATTCCAAGATCGTGGGCCTGGGTCTATGGGGAACCAGAACCCGAGATCGCGGGTCATCATTGA
- a CDS encoding N-acetylglucosamine-6-phosphate deacetylase — protein MCDAYLAATVRGHDDVSNTLDDHETFHSKIHTYLHEHVQHPIMPIAIPKTPKNGITKFTNCRLVKGDALVSEDIWVSSVTGKIIHSQAAFFDDLCLPDETINLGGRIVSAGMIDCQLNGAFGFNFSTLLEDMTQYGKKVRELNRKLVSTGVTSYVPTLTSQKPELYQGALPYLGASGGLQAAHDGAESLGAHVEGPFLNPTKNGIHNVDVLQQAETFDDLVRCYGADNIEPSAANGGVIPIKMITAAPERGNMTKIIPELRERGIIYSIGHSEATYEDASAAVAAGATMITHLFNAMRPLHHRNPGVFGVLGLAESLARPYFGIISDGIHLHPTTIKIAFNAHPDGFILVTDAMHMMGLADGSYQWVNGQDVNNIIKVGSTLLLEGTDTIAGSAVTLMECVNNFLRWSGTGIPKALKAVTATPAAMLGLQGVKGSLEDGADADLVIFSEETREGATQLVVDEVWKSGALVSSRKDDQSPITP, from the exons ATGTGTGATGCCTATCTAGCTGCAACTGTGAGGGGCCATGACGATGTGTCCAATACTTTGGACGACCATGAGACTTTCCAC TCTAAGATACACACATACCTACACGAACACGTACAACACCCCATAATGCCCATCGCCATCCCAAAGACGCCAAAGAATGGCATCACGAAATTCACAAACTGCCGTCTCGTAAAGGGCGACGCTCTCGTATCAGAAGACATCTGGGTCAGCTCCGTCACGGGCAAGATCATCCACAGCCAGGCCGCCTTCTTCGACGACCTCTGCCTCCCGGATGAGACCATCAACTTGGGCGGCCGCATCGTGTCGGCCGGCATGATTGACTGCCAGCTCAACGGCGCCTTCGGCTTCAACTTTTCCACGCTGCTCGAGGACATGACGCAATACGGCAAAAAGGTCCGGGAGTTGAACAGGAAACTCGTGTCTACGGGCGTTACGTCCTACGTTCCGACACTCACTAGCCAAAAGCCAGAGCTCTATCAGGGG GCCTTGCCGTATCTTGGAGCATCAGGAGGTTTACAAGCAGCCCACGACGGAGCCGAATCGCTCGGCGCGCATGTCGAGGGCCCGTTCCTGAACCCCACCAAGAACGGCATTCACAACGTCGACGTCCTGCAGCAGGCAGAGACCTTTGACGACCTGGTCCGATGCTACGGCGCCGACAACATCGAGCCCAGCGCGGCCAACGGCGGCGTCATCCCGATTAAGATGATCACGGCGGCGCCGGAGCGGGGCAACATGACCAAGATTATCCCCGAGCTGCGGGAACGGGGCATCATCTACTCCATCGGCCACTCGGAGGCGACGTACGAGGACGCGTCGGCCGCCGTGGCAGCGGGTGCGACGATGATTACGCACTTGTTCAACGCCATGCGCCCCCTTCACCACCGCAACCCGGGCGTGTTTGGAGTGCTGGGGCTGGCGGAGAGCTTGGCGCGGCCGTATTTTGGTATCATCTCTGACGGTATCCATCTTCATCCGACGACGATCAAGATTGCGTTCAATGCGCATCCTGATGGATTTATTTTGGTGACGGACGCTATGCATATGATGGGCCTTGCCGATGGGTCGTATCAGTGGGTCAATGGACAAGATGTGAATAACATCATCAAGGTTGGCTCTACGCTGTTGCTGGAGGGCACCGATACGATTGCTGGAAG TGCCGTCACACTGATGGAATGCGTCAACAACTTCCTTCGGTGGTCTGGTACAGGGATTCCCAAGGCATTGAAGGCCGTCACGGCAACGCCCGCGGCGATGCTCGGTCTTCAAGGCGTCAAGGGGTCATTGGAAGACGGGGCGGATGCCGACTTGGTCATCTTCTCTGAAGAGACCAGAGAGGGCGCCACGCAGTTGGTGGTAGACGAGGTTTGGAAGTCTGGGGCGTTGGTGTCGAGCAGAAAGGACGATCAATCGCCGATTACGCCGTAG
- a CDS encoding hexokinase: MQPYSPPTMATFPKSFLAAVVKQLLRGKSLIQALLAFWLTPQTVSGKPTTSKVDCCSTSGTTTPSGQSIEEYLKEAEHLLLGPLLDNDGLLELSNALKAQFRDKLQTSMACMLPSYNHQLPGGHEVGQYLAVDVGGSTLRIALVELRGRDAVGRESEIVRMSSFKIDNDIRNLEGMAFFDWMAERIWDMVSQDGQDPSRPMPMALAWSFPIEQTSLKGGRIHGMGKGFLAAEGLMGQDLGEVIETACAARGLRGTRLRVILNDGGATLLSQAYVHPATRFGLILGTGVNIAAYLPVSLIGKPKFGDRPREWWSEARDVIVNTELGMFGGGGVLSVTRWDGLLKQGHPRPDFQPLEQMVSGYYLGEVVRFALIEAVRTTGVFGGVVPKSLDEPYSLKSETISTIEGDTSPSLSSSIDLFIAQHPSSHTPTPSDLAALRSLASFVSRRSAAIIAACLHAVWSLRLESLAEEKEANANRTASTNQEPAEGEDADLLHQRIEKETSLPRTMVAYNGSVIECYPGYLAMCQSYVDALVNGGDRSVELVPAKESSLLGAGVALARACDGTA, translated from the exons ATGCAGCCATATTCACCTCCCACCATGGCCACGTTTCCAAAGTCTTTCCTGGCCGCCGTCGTCAAGCAGCTACTCCGGGGCAAATCGCTGATCCAAGCCCTCCTAGCCTTCTGGCTCACGCCACAAACCGTCTCAGGGAAACCGACAACTTCAAAGGTGGATTGTTGCAGCACATCGGGAACAACGACGCCCTCAGGCCAAAGTATCGAGGAATACCTAAAGGAGGCCGAGCACCTCCTCCTGGGGCCCTTGCTGGACAATGATGGCCTTCTCGAGTTATCCAACGCCCTAAAGGCGCAGTTCAGAGACAAGTTGCAGACGAGCATGGCCTGCATGCTCCCCTCGTACAACCACCAGCTCCCCGGCGGGCACGAGGTCGGTCAGTACCTGGCGGTGGACGTGGGGGGATCGACGCTGCGTATCGCGCTGGTCGAGCTGCGGGGTCGTGACGCCGTGGGCCGGGAGAGCGAGATTGTGCGGATGAGTTCGTTCAAGATCGACAACGACATTAGGAACTTGGAGGGCATGGCCTTCTTCGACTGGATGGCCGAGAGGATATGGGACATGGTGTCACAGGACGGCCAGGACCCTTCACGGCCCATGCCCATGGCCCTGGCATGGAGCTTTCCCATTGA GCAAACGTCACTAAAAGGCGGCCGCATCCACGGCATGGGCAAGGGCTTCCTCGCCGCCGAAGGCCTCATGGGCCAAGACCTCGGCGAGGTCATCGAGACCGCCTGCGCAGCTAGGGGCCTGAGGGGCACCCGGCTGCGCGTCATCCTCAACGACGGCGGCGCCACCCTGCTCTCCCAAGCCTACGTCCACCCGGCCACCCGCTTCGGCCTCATCCTCGGCACCGGCGTCAACATCGCCGCCTACCTCCCCGTCTCGCTGATCGGCAAGCCGAAATTCGGGGACCGCCCGCGGGAGTGGTGGAGCGAGGCGCGCGACGTCATCGTCAACACGGAGCTCGGCATGTTTGGCGGCGGGGGCGTCCTCAGCGTCACGCGCTGGGACGGGCTGTTGAAGCAGGGGCACCCGAGGCCCGATTTCCAGCCCTTGGAGCAGATGGTGAGCGGGTACTATCTCGGCGAGGTGGTGCGGTTTGCGTTGATTGAGGCGGTTCGGACGACGGGGGTATTTGGCGGCGTGGTACCCAAGTCTCTTGATGAGCCGTACTCTTTGAAGTCCGAGACGATATCTACTATTGAAGG AGATACGTCACCATCACTCTCATCATCCATCGACCTCTTCATCGCCCAACATCCCTCATCTCACACCCCCACGCCATCAGACCTCGCCGCCCTCCGCAGCCTAGCCTCCTTCGTCTCAAGGAGGTCAGCCGCCATCATCGCAGCGTGCTTACATGCCGTATGGTCCCTCCGTCTCGAGTCTCTAGCCGAAGAAAAGGAGGCCAACGCAAACCGGACGGCGTCGACGAACCAGGAACCCGCAGAGGGCGAGGACGCGGACCTTCTTCACCAGAGAATAGAAAAGGAAACATCCCTGCCCCGAACGATGGTAGCCTACAACGGCAGCGTCATCGAGTGCTACCCGGGCTATCTGGCAATGTGCCAGTCGTACGTCGACGCGCTGGTCAACGGGGGCGACAGGAGCGTCGAGCTCGTGCCGGCGAAGGAGAGCTCGCTGCTGGGGGCCGGCGTCGCGCTGGCGAGGGCTTGTGATGGGACTGCGTAA
- a CDS encoding glucosamine-6-phosphate isomerase, whose product MRLIIRDDAEAASAYVANYVVDRIKHFNPTPAHPFVLGLPTGSSPLGVYKILVQKYKAGEISFENVITFNMDEYVGIPRDHPESYHSFMWKHLFSHVNIHPQNVNILNGQNPNLEAECVAYESKIKAVGGIDLFLAGIGEDGHIAFNEPGSSLASRTRVKTLAYDTILANSRFFGNDVDQVPRLALTVGVQTVLEAREVVAIILGAKKALALQRCIEQGVNHMWTLSSLQLHPHPMIVVDEDATLELQVKTVKYFKSIEKVAREQGFEQILPSKIRTGPSPPPIPITRIDEVDTPTILHPQPTTSRLLRASPATEYPVRSRSTSPDIELVFESMASRTKTPSEQQLRAVTPDLVTDRMAERIPGVPAAVTGRLTPNPEKQQTSSVSRSATPELVPDRMASRIPEPALARRLTPNPEQQMMSKVNAVGA is encoded by the exons ATGAGGCTGATTATCCGCGACGATGCCGAGGCCGCCAGCGCCTACGTAGCCAACTACGTCGTTGACCGCATCAAGCACTTCAACCCTACCCCGGCGCATCCCTTCGTCCTTGGCTTGCCCACGGGAAGCAGTCCCCTCGGTGTATACAAGATCCTTGTTCAGAAGTACAAGGCTGGAGAG ATCTCTTTTGAAAATGTCATCACCTTCAACATG GACGAATACGTCGGCATCCCCCGCGACCACCCAGAATCATACCACTCCTTCATGTGGAAGCACCTCTTCTCCCACGTAAACATCCACCCCCAAAACGTAAACATCCTCAACGGCCAAAACCCGAACCTCGAAGCAGAGTGCGTCGCCTACGAGTCCAAAATCAAGGCCGTCGGTGGCATTGATCTCTTCCTCGCGGGCATCGGCGAGGACGGCCACATCGCCTTCAACGAACCGGGTTCCTCCCTCGCCTCCCGCACCCGCGTCAAGACGCTCGCCTACGACACCATCCTCGCCAACTCGCGCTTCTTCGGCAACGACGTCGACCAGGTCCCGCGCCTAGCCCTCACCGTCGGCGTCCAGACCGTGCTTGAGGCGCGCGAGGTCGTGGCGATTATCTTGGGCGCGAAGAAGGCGCTTGCGCTGCAGAGGTGTATCGAGCAGGGCGTGAACCACATGTGGACGCTGTCGAGTCTGCAGCTGCACCCTCACCCCATGATAGTCGTAGATGAGGATGCGACGCTCGAGCTGCAAGTCAAGACGGTCAAG TACTTCAAGTCCATCGAAAAAGTGGCCCGCGAACAAGGCTTCGAACAAATCCTCCCCTCCAAAATCCGCACCGGCCCATCCCCTCCCCCGATCCCAATAACCCGCATCGACGAGGTCGACACGCCCACCATCCTCCACCCGCAGCCCACAACCTCGCGCCTGCTCCGCGCCTCCCCGGCGACGGAGTACCCAGTCCGCTCGCGTTCCACGTCCCCGGACATCGAGCTCGTCTTCGAGAGCATGGCCTCCCGCACAAAGACCCCCTCGGAGCAGCAGCTCCGCGCCGTGACGCCCGATTTGGTGACGGACCGGATGGCGGAGCGGATTCCGGGGGTCCCTGCCGCGGTCACGGGGCGGTTGACGCCGAACCCGGAGAAGCAGCAGACGTCCTCGGTCAGTAGGTCTGCTACGCCGGAGCTGGTTCCCGATCGTATGGCGTCGAGGATCCCTGAGCCTGCGCTCGCGAGGCGGCTGACGCCGAATCCGGAGCAGCAGATGATGTCGAAGGTTAATGCCGTTGGTGCTTGA
- a CDS encoding NDT80/PhoG like DNA-binding protein, translated as MAAFHSLSSGATPGDGMSLNSAVVDGIDSSIFDDSLLDTVNGTFPTLPFTPTYGFEDFSATGFEDPFAYSNRQYEAPPAPEDFNQDSPTQELDNKLLGFSAPTLKATLLDGTGQHVEPSMTAELYGMFFVAEDVFGAENSGRPLELTCYRRNLWQCSGQVTIPRHITHVVDEQGRQMPIFELSASITAIESIEGKVTEIISIPWKSAHPIGAEEPKSNGGPPNIVLDLANGQEVDANRISLPLSWKRLQFKHATANNGRRKGLQQHYIVEISLVGKLQSGEYIKIAETHSGPVIVRGRSPRNFDSRKDIPLTGGDKKVGGRSNSDATAATPQKENGGNSGIPTPIPKYQNVGNVQQPADWAPPQLYRESSGGQPPAKKLAMSPGINRPPIPAWSTEPSRSLGRASASISAPRGAISGPINLSLSEDERSPNRSNSDVQSPQFTKSTAAAGHNPSQSPKEEDDLLYEYFPLSVDDWMPPVEAIYRPHVVHHTIVPPEIKAQQLRSKAKRYFTAES; from the exons ATGGCTGCGTTCCATTCATTGTCGTCCGGCGCGACGCCCGGCGACGGCATGAGCCTCAATAGCGCCGTGGTCGATGGTATAGACTCTTCCATTTTTGACGATTCACTGCT AGATACTGTCAATGGCACTTTCCCCACGTTACCCTTCACGCCCACCTACGGCTTCGAAGACTTCTCCGCCACAGGCTTCGAAGACCCCTTTGCATACTCAAATCGCCAATACGAAGCACCACCCGCTCCCGAAGACTTCAACCAAGACTCGCCCACGCAGGAGCTAGATAATAAGTTGCTCGGCTTTTCGGCCCCGACGCTGAAGGCGACGCTCTTGGACGGTACGGGCCAACATGTAGAACCCAGCATGACGGCCGAGCTGTACGGCATGTTCTTCGTCGCCGAGGACGTCTTTGGCGCCGAGAACAGCGGCCGGCCCCTCGAGCTGACGTGCTACCGGCGAAACCTGTGGCAGTGCTCTGGCCAGGTAACCATACCGCGACACATTACCCACGTGGTGGACGAGCAGGGCCGACAGATGCCCATATTCGAGCTGTCTGCCTCCATAACCGCCATCGAGTCCATCGAGGGCAAGGTCACAGAAATCATATCAATACCCTGGAAGAGCGCGCATCCCATAGGCGCCGAAGAACCAAAGTCCAACGGCGGACCGCCCAACATTGTCTTGGACCTGGCCAACGGGCAAGAGGTGGACGCAAACCGGATTTCCCTGCCGTTATCGTGGAAGAGGCTACAGTTCAAGCACGCAACGGCGAATAACGGACGGAGGAAGGGCCTTCAGCAACACTACATTGTGGAAATCAGCTTGGTCGGCAAGCTACAGTCGGGTGAATACATCAAGATTGCCGAAACCCACTCCGGCCCCGTCATCGTCAGAGGCCGCAGCCCGAGGAATTTCGACAGCCGGAAGGACATTCCCCTGACAGGTGGAGATAAGAAGGTTGGCGGGAGGAGCAACAGCGACGCTACCGCTGCGACGCCTCAGAAGGAGAATGGCGGCAACAGTGGCATTCCTACGCCGATACCCAAATATCAAAATGTTGGAAACGTCCAACAACCAGCAGACTGGGCGCCGCCGCAACTATATCGTGAGTCGAGCGGGGGTCAGCCGCCAGCCAAGAAGCTCGCCATGTCACCGGGGATCAACAGACCACCCATACCGGCATGGTCTACAGAACCCTCGAGAAGCCTGGGCAGGGCATCGGCATCCATCTCGGCTCCGCGCGGTGCCATTTCCGGCCCGATCAACCTATCGCTTTCAGAAGATGAGAGGAGTCCGAATAGGTCAAATTCGGACGTGCAGAGCCCGCAGTTCACCAAATCGACGGCGGCTGCGGGCCACAACCCGAGCCAGAGTCCCAAGGAAGAGGACGAtctactatacgaatactttCCGCTTAGCGTCGACGACTG GATGCCGCCAGTCGAGGCAATCTATCGCCCCCACGTAGTCCACCACACCATTGTACCGCCGGAAATCAAGGCACAGCAGCTCCGGAGCAAGGCAAAGAGATACTTCACCGCCGAATCGTAG